One Streptomyces sp. L2 genomic window carries:
- a CDS encoding DeoR/GlpR family DNA-binding transcription regulator: MYAPERQQEILRIARDGGRVDVLSLAAEFQVTAETIRRDLKALDRAGLVRRVHGGAIPVGRLDFEPDLAEREGTAADEKDRIAKAALAELPAEGTMVLDAGTTVARLSAAIPLEASLTVVTHSLPIAARLADHPGIQLHLVGGRVRHRTRAAVDAWALRAYGEIRADVLFVAANGFSAEHGLTTPDLAEAAVKRAAIAAARRVVLLADSTKHGQEHFARFGDLSDVDLLITDSGLSPEDAAVIERGGTEVVRA; the protein is encoded by the coding sequence ATGTACGCACCGGAGCGGCAGCAGGAGATCCTCCGGATCGCCCGTGACGGCGGCCGGGTGGACGTGCTGTCGCTGGCCGCGGAGTTCCAGGTGACGGCGGAGACCATCCGCCGCGACCTGAAGGCCCTGGACCGCGCCGGTCTCGTCCGCCGGGTGCACGGCGGCGCCATCCCGGTCGGCCGTCTCGACTTCGAGCCGGACCTCGCCGAGCGCGAGGGCACCGCCGCCGACGAGAAGGACCGCATCGCCAAGGCGGCCCTCGCCGAGCTGCCCGCCGAGGGCACGATGGTCCTCGACGCCGGTACGACGGTGGCGCGGCTGTCCGCGGCCATCCCGCTGGAGGCCTCCCTCACCGTCGTCACGCACAGCCTGCCGATCGCCGCCCGCCTCGCCGACCACCCCGGTATCCAGCTCCATCTCGTCGGGGGGCGCGTACGGCACCGTACGCGCGCCGCCGTGGACGCGTGGGCGCTCCGCGCGTACGGCGAGATCCGCGCCGACGTCCTGTTCGTCGCCGCCAACGGCTTCTCCGCCGAGCACGGTCTGACCACGCCCGACCTCGCCGAGGCCGCGGTCAAGCGGGCCGCGATCGCCGCCGCCCGCCGCGTGGTGCTCCTCGCCGACTCCACCAAGCACGGCCAGGAGCACTTCGCCCGCTTCGGTGACCTGAGCGACGTGGACCTGCTGATCACCGACAGCGGGCTGAGCCCGGAAGACGCCGCCGTCATCGAGCGCGGCGGCACGGAAGTAGTGCGCGCATGA
- the pfkB gene encoding 1-phosphofructokinase yields the protein MILTVTPNPSLDRTYEVPSLERGEVVRATGERVDPGGKGVNVSRAVAAAGRRTVAVLPLGGAPGALVAGLLDAQGIEVAPVPVAGATRSNIALAEADGVLTKINAPGPELTPAEQERLLETVREQSPDADWIACCGSLPRGLAPAWYADVVTRAHAGGARIALDTSGRALLEALRARPDVVKPNAGELAEAVGRTLATVGDAVKAAEELRGMGARAVLASLGADGQLLVDEAGVWFGSARVDAVRSNVGAGDAALAGFLIAGGSGPEALASAVAHGAAAVRLPGSVMPTPADLDPAAVTVTADIPADRELTEPAP from the coding sequence ATGATTCTCACCGTCACCCCCAACCCGTCCCTCGACCGCACCTACGAGGTCCCCTCCCTGGAGCGCGGCGAGGTCGTCCGCGCCACCGGGGAGCGCGTCGACCCCGGAGGCAAGGGCGTGAACGTGTCGCGCGCCGTCGCGGCGGCCGGGCGGCGCACGGTGGCCGTCCTGCCGCTCGGCGGGGCACCGGGCGCACTCGTCGCCGGCCTGCTCGACGCCCAGGGCATCGAGGTCGCCCCCGTCCCGGTCGCCGGGGCCACCCGCTCCAACATCGCCCTCGCGGAGGCCGACGGAGTCCTCACGAAGATCAACGCGCCCGGCCCGGAACTCACCCCGGCCGAGCAGGAACGGCTCCTGGAGACCGTGCGCGAGCAGTCGCCCGACGCCGACTGGATCGCCTGCTGCGGCAGCCTGCCCCGGGGGCTCGCCCCGGCCTGGTACGCCGATGTCGTCACCCGGGCGCACGCCGGGGGCGCACGCATCGCGCTGGACACGTCGGGGCGTGCGCTCCTGGAGGCGCTGCGCGCCCGGCCCGACGTGGTGAAGCCCAACGCCGGGGAGCTCGCGGAGGCCGTCGGGCGCACCCTGGCCACCGTGGGCGACGCTGTGAAGGCGGCCGAGGAACTGCGCGGAATGGGCGCGCGTGCGGTGCTGGCCAGCCTCGGCGCCGACGGGCAGCTGCTCGTGGACGAGGCGGGCGTCTGGTTCGGCAGCGCGCGCGTGGACGCCGTACGCAGCAACGTGGGCGCCGGCGACGCGGCGCTGGCCGGCTTCCTCATCGCCGGCGGCAGCGGCCCCGAGGCACTCGCCTCCGCAGTGGCCCACGGCGCCGCCGCCGTCCGGCTCCCCGGCAGCGTCATGCCCACCCCGGCCGACCTGGACCCGGCCGCGGTCACCGTCACGGCGGACATCCCCGCCGACCGCGAACTGACGGAGCCGGCGCCGTGA
- a CDS encoding fructose-specific PTS transporter subunit EIIC gives MSDMITADLVDLDLSADTKEAAARALAERMVSLRRVTDLEGFLADVAAREAQMPTGLDGGIGIPHCRSTHVTEPTLAFGRSALGVDFGAADGPADLIFLIAAPAGADDAHLTILSSLARQLMNTEFTAALRSVADAAAAAALIRGEQAPPAAGAADPGAASASPDSAAAPVAASAGAAADNPAAATGPAAGGTAPAAGPAVDGRAPATGPAADGAAPAAGVGGASGRPFRIVAVTSCPTGIAHTYMAAESLENAGREVGVELVVETQGSAGFTRLDPAVIQAADAVIFAHDVPVRDKDRFAGKPTVDAGVKAGINRPAELIEEVRGKAARGEVTSGAAPTPVDRAGDASEGYGTKLRTWLMSGVSYMVPFVAAGGLLIALGFAIGGYEIKSAPSVLHHFVWTQSDSWGALLFQIGGVAFGFLVPVLAGYIAYGMADRPGLVPGFVGGAIALTINAGFLGGLTAGLIAGGVVMAIQKVRVPAAMRGIMPVVVIPLISSAVVGFLMFVVIGKPIATGQKGMTDWLNGLTGTNAVLLGALLGLMMCFDLGGPVNKVAYTFATAGIAVSDPSDSAMKIMAAVMAAGMVPPLAMALATTVRGRLFTHTERENGKAAWILGASFISEGAIPFAAADPLRVIPSSMVGGALTGALSMAFGATLRAPHGGVFVVPLIGNPFLYLLAIAAGMCVTAGLVVVLKGMRGVPREAVAGDAAVDSGAAAREAQQPVAA, from the coding sequence ATGAGCGACATGATCACCGCGGACCTGGTCGATCTCGACCTGTCCGCCGACACCAAGGAAGCGGCGGCGCGCGCCCTCGCCGAGCGCATGGTGAGCCTGCGCCGGGTCACCGACCTGGAGGGCTTCCTCGCCGACGTGGCCGCCCGTGAGGCCCAGATGCCGACCGGCCTCGACGGCGGCATCGGCATCCCCCACTGCCGCAGCACCCACGTCACCGAGCCGACGCTCGCCTTCGGACGCAGCGCCCTCGGCGTCGACTTCGGTGCGGCGGACGGCCCGGCCGACCTCATCTTCCTGATCGCGGCCCCCGCGGGCGCCGACGACGCCCACCTGACCATCCTGTCCTCCCTCGCCCGCCAGCTGATGAACACCGAGTTCACGGCAGCCCTGCGTTCCGTGGCCGACGCGGCCGCGGCCGCGGCGCTGATCCGCGGCGAGCAGGCGCCCCCGGCGGCGGGTGCGGCGGATCCGGGTGCCGCGAGCGCCTCCCCCGACTCCGCTGCGGCACCGGTGGCGGCCTCCGCCGGCGCCGCAGCGGACAACCCGGCCGCGGCTACCGGGCCCGCGGCGGGCGGTACGGCTCCTGCCGCCGGTCCCGCTGTGGACGGCAGGGCCCCTGCCACCGGGCCCGCGGCGGACGGCGCGGCCCCCGCGGCAGGCGTCGGCGGGGCGTCCGGGCGGCCCTTCCGGATCGTCGCCGTCACCTCCTGCCCCACCGGGATCGCCCACACCTACATGGCGGCCGAGTCCCTGGAGAACGCCGGGCGGGAGGTGGGCGTCGAGCTGGTCGTGGAGACGCAGGGCTCGGCCGGCTTCACCCGGCTCGACCCGGCGGTGATCCAGGCGGCGGACGCCGTGATCTTCGCGCACGACGTCCCCGTACGGGACAAGGACCGCTTCGCCGGCAAGCCGACCGTTGACGCCGGTGTGAAGGCGGGCATCAACCGGCCCGCCGAACTCATCGAAGAGGTCCGCGGGAAGGCGGCGCGCGGCGAGGTGACCTCCGGCGCCGCCCCCACCCCGGTGGACCGGGCGGGCGACGCCTCCGAGGGCTACGGCACCAAGCTCCGCACCTGGCTGATGTCCGGCGTGAGCTACATGGTCCCGTTCGTCGCGGCCGGCGGTCTCCTCATCGCCCTCGGCTTCGCGATCGGCGGCTACGAGATCAAGTCCGCGCCGTCCGTCCTGCACCACTTCGTGTGGACCCAGTCCGACAGCTGGGGCGCCCTGCTCTTCCAGATCGGCGGCGTCGCCTTCGGCTTCCTCGTCCCGGTCCTGGCCGGCTACATCGCCTACGGTATGGCCGACCGGCCCGGCCTCGTCCCCGGCTTCGTCGGCGGTGCGATCGCCCTCACCATCAACGCCGGGTTCCTGGGCGGGCTCACGGCCGGCCTGATCGCCGGTGGCGTGGTGATGGCCATCCAGAAGGTCCGCGTCCCGGCGGCCATGCGCGGCATCATGCCGGTGGTGGTGATCCCGCTGATCTCCTCGGCGGTGGTCGGCTTCCTGATGTTCGTCGTCATCGGCAAGCCCATCGCCACCGGACAGAAGGGCATGACCGACTGGCTGAACGGCCTCACCGGCACCAACGCCGTCCTGCTCGGCGCCCTGCTCGGCCTGATGATGTGCTTCGACCTGGGCGGCCCGGTCAACAAGGTGGCCTACACCTTCGCCACGGCCGGTATCGCGGTGTCCGACCCCAGCGACTCCGCGATGAAGATCATGGCCGCGGTGATGGCGGCCGGCATGGTCCCGCCGCTGGCGATGGCCCTGGCCACCACCGTGCGCGGCAGGCTGTTCACCCACACCGAGCGGGAGAACGGCAAGGCCGCCTGGATCCTGGGCGCCTCCTTCATCTCGGAGGGCGCGATCCCGTTCGCGGCGGCCGACCCGTTGCGGGTCATCCCGTCCTCCATGGTCGGCGGCGCGCTCACCGGCGCCCTGTCGATGGCCTTCGGCGCAACGCTGCGCGCCCCGCACGGCGGTGTCTTCGTGGTGCCGTTGATCGGCAACCCGTTCCTCTACCTGCTCGCCATCGCCGCCGGCATGTGTGTCACGGCGGGACTGGTGGTCGTCCTCAAGGGCATGCGCGGGGTGCCGCGGGAAGCAGTGGCCGGCGACGCGGCCGT